A region from the Nostoc sp. HK-01 genome encodes:
- a CDS encoding S-layer region-like protein, with amino-acid sequence MLGIVFGLLPRITNSNVCKERDNSYHIQAFYRWRMNTNILVTPGF; translated from the coding sequence ATGTTAGGAATTGTCTTTGGTTTACTGCCCCGGATTACTAACAGTAATGTCTGTAAAGAAAGAGACAATTCTTACCACATCCAAGCATTTTATCGCTGGAGGATGAATACCAATATATTGGTTACTCCAGGTTTTTGA